One window of the Crassaminicella thermophila genome contains the following:
- a CDS encoding ABC transporter permease subunit, which produces MTEMNNVKEIDKGFEKFSIKKFLISHSVTILFVIVCLIGVKLSKLPLFFIASELLTRMTRNSFLVLSLIIPVLAGMGLNFGITIGAMAGQIAIIAVTHWGITGIKGFLLCVILSAPMAILFGNLTGKLLNKTKGQEMIASMIAGFFANGIYQFIFLFLIGTFIPMKDPVMVLSSGIGIRNTIDLSRNVGIKYALDNMVKLPVFYVLLAGTILFILSYTLFRFYKIKNSNKNSKFFTATYISKMIFCIMIILICCVLLFNKDIPNNIKMLTKIKLPIVTCLVVGALCLFNVLIVKTKLGQDFRTVGQDKHIAKVSGINVDKVRVIAITISTLLAAWGQLIFLQNIGTLNTYGSHVQIATFSIAALLIGGASVSRATIGQALLGTILFHTLFIVSPKAGKNLFGDAQIGEFFRAFVAYGVIGLSLGLHAWKKRMQLKK; this is translated from the coding sequence ATGACAGAAATGAACAATGTAAAAGAGATAGATAAAGGGTTTGAAAAATTTAGTATAAAAAAGTTTTTAATTAGTCATAGTGTAACTATATTGTTTGTGATAGTATGCCTTATTGGGGTTAAGCTTTCAAAATTGCCATTATTTTTTATTGCAAGTGAATTGTTAACTAGAATGACAAGAAATTCTTTTTTGGTACTTTCACTTATTATTCCTGTACTTGCAGGAATGGGGTTAAACTTTGGGATTACAATTGGAGCAATGGCAGGACAAATTGCTATTATTGCTGTAACTCACTGGGGGATAACAGGGATTAAAGGATTTTTATTATGTGTTATTCTTTCTGCACCTATGGCAATATTATTTGGGAATTTAACGGGAAAGCTGCTAAATAAGACAAAAGGACAAGAAATGATTGCTAGTATGATTGCAGGTTTTTTTGCAAATGGAATTTATCAGTTTATATTTTTGTTTTTAATAGGCACATTCATTCCAATGAAGGATCCGGTAATGGTTTTAAGTAGTGGTATTGGGATTAGAAATACCATTGATCTTTCAAGAAATGTAGGAATAAAATATGCACTAGACAATATGGTAAAGCTTCCCGTTTTTTATGTTCTTTTAGCAGGAACCATATTATTTATACTAAGCTATACTTTATTTCGATTCTACAAGATTAAAAATTCAAACAAAAATAGCAAATTCTTTACAGCTACATATATATCAAAAATGATATTTTGCATCATGATTATTTTGATTTGTTGTGTTTTGCTATTCAATAAAGATATTCCTAATAATATAAAAATGCTTACAAAAATAAAATTACCAATAGTTACATGTCTTGTTGTTGGCGCTTTGTGCTTGTTTAATGTATTGATTGTAAAGACAAAACTTGGGCAAGATTTTAGAACTGTTGGGCAAGATAAACATATTGCAAAGGTTTCAGGGATCAATGTAGATAAAGTTAGGGTGATTGCAATAACTATTTCTACATTATTAGCTGCTTGGGGACAACTAATTTTCTTACAAAACATAGGTACATTAAATACTTATGGAAGCCATGTACAAATTGCTACATTTTCCATTGCAGCCCTTCTTATTGGAGGAGCATCTGTTTCAAGAGCAACAATAGGGCAAGCACTTCTTGGAACAATACTTTTTCATACACTATTTATTGTTTCACCTAAGGCAGGAAAGAATTTATTTGGAGATGCACAGATCGGAGAATTCTTTAGAGCTTTTGTTGCTTATGGCGTAATTGGCTTATCATTAGGATTACATGCATGGAAAAAAAGAATGCAGTTAAAAAAATAA
- a CDS encoding ABC transporter permease subunit, producing the protein MSEAVRRFTNKFGLPRLIISSFFIFLFIVALLLKLPIYSLISDTIRRFGMYGILVLAMVPAIQSGIGPNFALPLGIICGLLGGLISIELGLTGAGSFFAGLFISLPFAIIVGWVYGILLNKIKGSEMLVATYTGFSVVFFMSIMWILLPFKHPEMVWPIGQGLRVTIALDSTFGEILNNFLLFHIGGIKVPTGLLLFFFACCFIVWLFSRSKMGVAMKAAGDNPKFAAASGINVDNCRIIGTILSTVLGAVGILVYAQSYGFIQLYQAPLMMAFPAVAAILIGGASASKAKISHVILGVFLFQGLLTVALPVANEIVREGNLSEVLRMIVQNGIILYALTKVGGEN; encoded by the coding sequence ATGAGCGAAGCAGTGAGACGATTTACAAATAAATTTGGTCTTCCAAGATTAATTATCAGTTCCTTTTTCATATTTTTATTTATTGTTGCATTACTATTGAAGCTGCCTATATATTCTTTGATTTCAGATACGATTCGAAGGTTTGGTATGTATGGTATATTGGTTCTTGCTATGGTGCCTGCTATTCAATCGGGTATTGGACCAAACTTTGCATTACCTCTTGGAATCATTTGTGGGTTGCTTGGTGGACTTATAAGCATAGAATTAGGGCTAACTGGAGCAGGAAGTTTTTTTGCAGGATTATTCATATCATTGCCTTTTGCAATCATTGTTGGCTGGGTATACGGTATTCTCTTAAATAAAATAAAAGGTTCTGAGATGCTAGTTGCTACATATACAGGATTTTCTGTTGTGTTTTTTATGAGTATTATGTGGATATTATTACCATTTAAACATCCTGAGATGGTTTGGCCGATTGGACAGGGGTTAAGGGTTACCATTGCCCTAGATTCAACTTTTGGGGAAATACTAAATAACTTTTTATTATTTCATATTGGTGGAATAAAAGTTCCTACAGGATTATTATTGTTTTTCTTTGCTTGCTGCTTTATTGTATGGCTATTTTCAAGGAGTAAGATGGGAGTGGCTATGAAGGCTGCAGGAGATAATCCAAAATTTGCAGCTGCTTCTGGCATAAATGTTGATAATTGTAGAATTATTGGAACGATTTTATCAACAGTACTTGGAGCAGTTGGAATCCTTGTCTATGCTCAAAGCTATGGTTTTATCCAATTGTATCAAGCGCCTCTTATGATGGCATTTCCAGCTGTAGCTGCTATACTTATTGGCGGAGCTTCAGCAAGCAAGGCAAAAATATCACATGTGATATTAGGCGTTTTTTTATTCCAAGGACTTTTGACAGTTGCTCTCCCTGTTGCAAATGAAATTGTACGTGAAGGAAATTTATCTGAGGTACTTAGAATGATTGTACAAAATGGGATTATTCTTTATGCATTAACAAAAGTAGGGGGGGAAAACTAA